The genomic interval TTTTTTAAATATACAACATGTAGATTAATGTTTATTCCACCTATATTTTTAGATATTTCTATTAAAAAAATTTAATAACAAACTGATATTTTTATTTATACCAAAAAATGACCTTTTATAATCTATTCGACTAATAAAGTATAATCCCCCTTTTTATTTGAATGAAAAATTATTTTAATTTTACAACAAAAATTTTATTAACAAAAAAATATCATATAATACTATATATAGTAGTATTGAAGTCCTAAATTACAATAAATATCATATATATAGTCTCTTCGTTTCTTTATTAATTTTGAGGTGTATTGGTTTCGTAAAAATTTACCGAACAACTTTACTACATAGGTAACACAGGGCTTTTATAGTCATCACAATATCCCGAAGAATGGCAAAATATGAAAGAAACAGAAAAGAGAAGTTCTCATAACTTGAGATTATGCTACTTTTCTCTTTGTAGATTGAATTTTAAATGGGTTTAAAAATTATAACCACGAGTTACGAGAATAGACACGGATAAAAACGAAAGGAGAAAAAATTCGTTATGTGTTGTTGTTTTCAAGAATGTAGATGAATAATCCTTACTTCTGGGATTTTTTTTATTGGTCAATTCTTTTTCCACTATATACAATCAATTTTATAGCCCAGGTAAGAAGAAGGGAATAAGAAATTCGTTTTTCAAGAGAAGTTGGGATGTTTTTTTATGATATTGTTGAAATTTGAACAATATTCACATTAGGTTTGAGTGGTAAAGAATTTGAAATCATTTTGTAAATAGTATTATCTTTCAAGGTAAATTTTTATAGAAGTTAGCCGAATGGAGGGTTTAACATTGAAGAGAATATTTAAGGTTTTGGCAATTGCTTTATTTTGTTTTTTGGTGGTTCTTTGTTTGTTGTTTGGTTGTTTTATTGTCTTTTATTTTTATCCCGCAGTGAAGTATGCGAAGGAATATGTTCCGAAGTTATCCGGAACGGTAAATGTTCCTCAATTGCAATCGGAATTGATAATACGCCGTGATGATAATGGTGTCCCTCATATCTTTGCTCAGAATGAGGAGGATGCCTGGTTTGCCTTAGGGTATGTGATGGCACAGGACCGACTTTTCCACATGGATTTTTATCGGCGGTTATCTCAGGGGCGGATTTCTGAATTATTAGGACCGATAGCAGTTAAGTATGACAAGATATTAAGGACATTCCGATTAAGAAAATATGCTGAAGAAGTATTGGAGAAGTATGGAGATATTTACGACCCGATACGGAAATCTTTTGATGCTTTTTTGAAGGGGATTAATACCTATATTGAGACGGAGCCGTTGCCGCCTGAGTTCCGTATATTAGGGTATCAACCGGAGCCGTTTACGGAACTTGATTGCTTGAGCACGGCGATGATTATGCCCATCACTTTTGCAGATGGATTAAGACAAGATTTGATGAACCTCGTATTGAAGATGGAATATCCTGATGAGGATTTTTCCATACTTTCTTGTGGTTATCATCGGGAGCGACCAGTTACGATTATGGAAACTATTGAAGAAGCGGAGGAATACTTAAAATCTCAAGGGCGTGACCTTACCAATTGGGGATTGCCGACAGCCTGTTTACAACCTTCCCAAAACCGTCAGACGGTTGCCTGTTTAGAGGAATTCATGTCAACATGGCAGGATGTTGTGGAATTTATGGGTATTCATTTAGGAAGTAATTCATGGGTTTTAGGTGGTTCAAGGACGCAATCCGGCAAACCTATTTTTGCCAATGACCCGCATATAGGATTTTTGCAACCTTCGGTATGGTATCAGGCGCATCTTGTCTATGAAGATTATGACCTATATGGGTTTTATTTCCCTCTTATGCCTGTGCCGTTGTTGGGACAGAACACGAATTTTGCATGGGGTTTAACCATGTTTGCTAATGATGACCACGATTTGTATCAGGAAATTTTCAGGACAGATGACCCCACTAAAGTTAAATATCGGGGAGATTGGGTTCCTGTAATAGAGGAAGAGGAAACTATAAAGGTGCGTTTTAGCAGACCTGTTACCTTTAAGAGGCGGGTAACACCGCATGGGGTTGTTATAACGGATATTTACAGAACATTAATGAATTATGTAGGTCCTGAACTGTCCTTATATTGGGTGTGGCAGCATGTCCCCTATACAAACCTGATGGCTTCTTATAAAATGTCCCACGCCAAGGATATTCATTCATTTCAAGAAGGGGTTTCTCTGGTTACATCGCCGGGTGTGAATGTCACATATACAGACAAATTAGGGAATTTTGCTTGGTGGGCGGCTGCCAAAATTCCTGTGCGTCCTGACCATGTCAACCCCAAATATGTTCTTGATGGAGCCAGTGGAAAAGATGAGGTTTTGGGTTTTGTCCCATTTGAATTAAATCCGCACTTAATTAACCCATCCTGTGGATATATCGTTACCGCAAACAATCTATCCACTGTAAAGCCAGTCGGCGATGTAAAAGAGTTGCAGGGGTATTGGGAACCATCAGACCGTGCTTATCGCATCGAAGAACTTTTAGAAAAACGCTCCGATTGGACGATTGAGGAATTAAGAAAAGTGCAATTAGACCACTTTTCTGTTCCGGGTCCTGATATTGTCAAAACAACAACAGAATTATTAATACCTGAAAAAGGGAAAATGTCCTCGCTGGAACAGGAAGCACTGGAACGGTTAAGTTCATGGGATTATCAATTTGCAGTAGATAGTATCGGCGCTTCTATTTTCACCGTTTTTTGTGATGCTATTT from Candidatus Hydrogenedens sp. carries:
- a CDS encoding penicillin acylase family protein, translating into MKRIFKVLAIALFCFLVVLCLLFGCFIVFYFYPAVKYAKEYVPKLSGTVNVPQLQSELIIRRDDNGVPHIFAQNEEDAWFALGYVMAQDRLFHMDFYRRLSQGRISELLGPIAVKYDKILRTFRLRKYAEEVLEKYGDIYDPIRKSFDAFLKGINTYIETEPLPPEFRILGYQPEPFTELDCLSTAMIMPITFADGLRQDLMNLVLKMEYPDEDFSILSCGYHRERPVTIMETIEEAEEYLKSQGRDLTNWGLPTACLQPSQNRQTVACLEEFMSTWQDVVEFMGIHLGSNSWVLGGSRTQSGKPIFANDPHIGFLQPSVWYQAHLVYEDYDLYGFYFPLMPVPLLGQNTNFAWGLTMFANDDHDLYQEIFRTDDPTKVKYRGDWVPVIEEEETIKVRFSRPVTFKRRVTPHGVVITDIYRTLMNYVGPELSLYWVWQHVPYTNLMASYKMSHAKDIHSFQEGVSLVTSPGVNVTYTDKLGNFAWWAAAKIPVRPDHVNPKYVLDGASGKDEVLGFVPFELNPHLINPSCGYIVTANNLSTVKPVGDVKELQGYWEPSDRAYRIEELLEKRSDWTIEELRKVQLDHFSVPGPDIVKTTTELLIPEKGKMSSLEQEALERLSSWDYQFAVDSIGASIFTVFCDAIFRNLLLDELGTEMFRVYSTVADRWCFFKYVVHDDTCFLWDDRSTPETETRKDIVLRSFKEAVKVLTKKVGKDIDGWKWGKIHVLEFHHPLGYVPFLRKMFNVGPFPCPGSYHVVNNMPYLVGSYKYDVVAGPSTRRLIDFAQPDRVLEILPTGNSGIPSSKWYKDQAEKFIRGDYREARLTMEQIDTHTVEKLIMKPKK